A region of Bacteroidia bacterium DNA encodes the following proteins:
- the mnmH gene encoding tRNA 2-selenouridine(34) synthase MnmH, with the protein MGRMNVDTYLDIQTFLSNARNYCIIDVRSPDEFLAGHIPDAINIPLFSNTERAYLGTIYHKSGKNNAIDAGFNLLGSRLADLARQLRAANSSGKLFLYCWRGGMRSKSVAWLASQYGIDTYLLRGGYKSFRNWVLTSLDADFALVVLSGFTGTGKTMLLSKLADAQEPVIDLEKLANHKGSAFGNLENILQPSQEHFENLLAHSIRLLDPKKYFWIEDESRTIGKLTIPEGVWNSMRKAPIVQINSSLEERTRYLVECYGKISSESLQTAFQKIQKKLGPQAIQQAINAIQSQDLAQACQIALRYYDKTYATGLQNRENTRIEAVYPKNQPTEILLQELIKAKDVLIESTRLPF; encoded by the coding sequence ATGGGTCGGATGAATGTAGATACTTATTTAGACATTCAAACATTTTTATCCAATGCCCGGAATTATTGCATTATAGACGTTCGTTCACCGGACGAGTTTCTGGCTGGGCATATTCCTGATGCTATAAATATACCGCTATTTTCAAATACCGAACGAGCTTATTTGGGAACTATTTACCATAAATCAGGAAAAAATAATGCCATTGATGCAGGGTTTAACTTATTAGGAAGTAGATTAGCGGATTTAGCTCGGCAATTACGTGCGGCAAATTCTTCCGGAAAACTATTTTTATACTGCTGGAGAGGCGGAATGCGCAGCAAATCAGTAGCTTGGTTAGCAAGCCAATATGGAATTGATACCTATCTGCTGCGAGGAGGTTACAAATCATTTAGAAATTGGGTTTTAACCAGCTTGGATGCAGATTTTGCTCTTGTGGTATTGAGTGGCTTTACCGGAACGGGAAAAACTATGTTGCTGAGCAAACTTGCAGATGCCCAAGAACCGGTAATAGACTTAGAAAAGTTAGCTAACCATAAAGGCTCTGCTTTTGGAAATTTAGAAAATATCCTGCAGCCAAGCCAAGAGCATTTTGAAAACCTGCTTGCTCATTCTATTAGATTATTAGACCCCAAAAAATATTTTTGGATAGAAGATGAAAGCCGAACAATCGGTAAATTAACCATACCGGAAGGAGTTTGGAATTCTATGCGAAAAGCCCCTATCGTTCAGATAAACAGCAGCTTAGAAGAGAGAACACGCTATTTGGTTGAATGTTATGGAAAAATATCTTCGGAAAGTTTACAAACTGCATTTCAAAAAATTCAGAAAAAATTAGGACCACAAGCAATCCAACAAGCTATTAACGCTATTCAAAGCCAAGATTTAGCCCAAGCCTGCCAAATCGCCTTACGTTATTATGACAAAACATACGCTACCGGCTTGCAAAACCGTGAAAATACCAGAATAGAAGCTGTTTATCCGAA